One Kitasatospora sp. NBC_01266 genomic window carries:
- a CDS encoding VWA domain-containing protein — MSTPDSSGSSGSSGSSDEHRRQVLYWRLLSRLFGSEEQPSLETASVAVVEDLGLPAQLLDPGVSVDNLVQRFPALEAEFAGLMAQERQPVGEDEDEDEAERVRRAALVSKLLLNVFATGSGTVSASQLACWQRDSGWLKQALGADGSAGISPVLGQLEGDLVSRMRLREVLADPVLSRQLTPSMSLIEQLLRDKSNLSGVALANAKALIRRYVDQVGEVLRTQVQQTSAGTLDRSVPPKRVFRNLDLNRTIWKNLTNWSPQDERLYVDRLFYRHTAKRTMPARLIVVVDQSGSMVDSMVNCTILASIFAGLPKVEVHLIAYDTRAIDLTPWVHDPFEVLLRTNLGGGNDGPVAMAMAQPKISDPRNTVLVWISDFYEFDRSQPLFEAMEAVHRSGVKLIPVGSVNSSGQQSVNPWFRERFKNLGTPVISGRIQKLVLELKTFLA; from the coding sequence ATGAGTACACCTGACAGTTCCGGCAGCTCCGGCAGTTCCGGTAGTTCCGATGAGCACCGCCGTCAGGTCCTCTACTGGCGGCTGTTGAGCCGGCTCTTCGGCAGCGAGGAGCAGCCGTCGCTGGAGACGGCGAGCGTGGCCGTGGTCGAGGACCTCGGGCTGCCGGCCCAACTGCTCGACCCCGGAGTCTCGGTGGACAACCTGGTGCAGCGCTTCCCGGCACTGGAGGCCGAGTTCGCGGGCCTGATGGCGCAAGAGCGGCAGCCGGTGGGCGAGGACGAGGACGAGGACGAGGCCGAACGGGTGCGCCGCGCCGCCCTGGTGTCCAAGCTCCTGCTGAACGTCTTCGCGACCGGCTCCGGCACCGTCAGCGCCTCCCAACTGGCCTGCTGGCAGCGGGACTCCGGCTGGCTCAAGCAGGCGCTCGGCGCCGACGGATCCGCCGGCATCAGCCCGGTGCTCGGCCAGTTGGAGGGCGACCTGGTCAGCCGGATGCGGCTGCGCGAGGTGCTGGCCGATCCGGTGCTCTCCCGCCAGCTCACCCCGAGCATGTCGCTGATCGAGCAGTTGCTGCGCGACAAGTCGAACCTCTCGGGCGTCGCGCTGGCCAACGCGAAGGCGCTGATCCGCCGGTACGTCGACCAGGTCGGCGAGGTGCTGCGCACCCAGGTCCAGCAGACCAGCGCCGGGACGCTGGACCGGTCGGTGCCGCCGAAGCGCGTCTTCCGCAACCTCGACCTGAACCGCACCATCTGGAAGAACCTCACCAACTGGAGCCCACAGGACGAACGGCTCTACGTGGACCGGCTGTTCTACCGGCACACCGCCAAGCGCACCATGCCGGCCCGGCTGATCGTGGTGGTCGACCAGTCCGGCTCGATGGTCGACTCGATGGTGAACTGCACCATCCTGGCGTCGATCTTCGCCGGGCTGCCCAAGGTCGAGGTGCACCTGATCGCCTACGACACCCGGGCGATCGACCTCACCCCCTGGGTGCACGACCCCTTCGAGGTGCTGCTGCGCACCAATCTGGGCGGCGGCAACGACGGGCCGGTGGCGATGGCCATGGCGCAGCCGAAGATCAGCGACCCGCGCAACACGGTCCTGGTCTGGATCTCGGACTTCTACGAGTTCGACCGCTCCCAGCCGCTGTTCGAGGCGATGGAGGCGGTGCACCGCTCGGGCGTGAAGCTCATCCCGGTCGGCTCGGTCAACAGCTCCGGCCAGCAGAGCGTGAACCCCTGGTTCCGCGAACGGTTCAAGAACCTCGGCACGCCGGTGATCTCGGGCCGGATCCAGAAACTCGTCCTGGAACTCAAGACCTTCCTCGCCTGA
- a CDS encoding ATP-binding protein, with product MTDDLLRAPAEVKYAEELDWLESVDDGPKPFSWRLSPRMVATFILGSERADGLAREIAPKWFGDRSFVERSIVTLASDRGLLLIGDPGTGKSWLAELLSAAISRNSTLVVQGTAGTTEDQIKYSWNVSMVIAKGQSRESMIPSPIMTAMERGVIGRFEELTRSTSDVQDALISILSEKYVSIPELNDDNIVFAKPGFSIIATANSRDRGVNDLSSALKRRFNFVRIPVVTNKRSEEEIVRFRTAELLRRHQIELEVPPSLLDILLQSFADLRAASAAAGSDDERLESALSTAEQIGVLEDAILHSQFFGDRTLRAQTLAGSMVGSLARRSPEDLTILNKFWHGVIEPRSKQDESGQWQGFLEGGRQAIATLS from the coding sequence ATGACCGACGACCTGCTGCGCGCCCCGGCCGAGGTCAAGTACGCCGAGGAGCTGGACTGGCTGGAGTCCGTCGACGACGGACCCAAGCCGTTCTCCTGGCGGCTCAGCCCCAGGATGGTGGCGACGTTCATCCTCGGCTCCGAGCGGGCCGACGGCCTGGCGCGCGAGATCGCCCCGAAGTGGTTCGGCGACCGCAGCTTCGTGGAGCGGAGCATCGTCACCCTCGCCTCGGACCGGGGCCTGCTGCTGATCGGCGACCCGGGCACCGGGAAGAGCTGGCTCGCCGAGCTGCTCTCCGCCGCGATCAGCCGCAACTCGACCTTGGTGGTGCAGGGCACCGCCGGCACCACCGAGGACCAGATCAAGTACTCGTGGAACGTCTCCATGGTGATCGCCAAGGGGCAGTCCCGGGAGTCGATGATCCCCTCGCCGATCATGACCGCGATGGAGCGCGGCGTGATCGGACGGTTCGAGGAACTCACCCGCTCCACCAGCGATGTGCAGGACGCGCTGATCTCCATCCTCTCCGAGAAGTACGTCTCGATCCCCGAACTGAACGACGACAACATCGTCTTCGCCAAGCCCGGGTTCTCCATCATCGCCACCGCCAACAGCCGTGACCGCGGCGTCAACGACCTCTCCTCCGCGCTCAAGCGGCGGTTCAACTTCGTGCGGATCCCGGTGGTGACGAACAAGCGCAGCGAGGAGGAGATCGTCCGCTTCCGGACGGCGGAGCTGCTGCGGCGCCACCAGATCGAGTTGGAGGTGCCGCCGTCCCTGCTGGACATCCTGCTGCAGAGCTTCGCCGACCTGCGCGCGGCCTCGGCGGCGGCCGGCTCCGATGACGAGAGGCTGGAGTCGGCGCTGTCGACCGCCGAGCAGATCGGCGTGCTGGAGGACGCGATCCTGCACAGCCAGTTCTTCGGGGACCGCACGCTGCGGGCCCAGACGCTGGCCGGCTCCATGGTCGGCTCGCTGGCCCGCCGCAGCCCCGAGGACCTCACCATCCTGAACAAGTTCTGGCACGGCGTCATCGAGCCGCGCAGCAAGCAGGACGAGAGCGGGCAGTGGCAGGGCTTCCTCGAGGGTGGCCGCCAGGCGATCGCGACCCTCTCGTGA
- a CDS encoding DUF5682 family protein has product MSAPQVVAAATPFGALREQLIDAAGEFASGADAVAEILAGMVDDVDRALGEELEIFPVCHHSPASGLAMVRRLREKQPSVIYLELCEDLRPLLDELRNCRLPVALQAFASEADGFPAAWAPLSVVAPITEASAEYQAIAYALDTPGVELVLVDRSTDHVFQWTPTEPHEPAQREAQQPAEPAKPAEPAEPAEEAALHGEAVGIGMGDLRPRFAELERHLLHHGKVRHWSEWWDQYVEQPLTGADHDTYRQVMVMIGSLFRRLRRDDGQDRDEDRERYMWTRMREHLAATGTDPERCLYVCGAFHAASRVEQFGLAADAAPYEISQRTQTRWQYGLIPSSHSAIEAQFGLAAGSVSIAAATWSKAVKHGGAKPYALRGAAARRSTGKRTAKALATRPAATGPTGTDPSATGPTGTEPPVPDRLSGYLAGPPRPDALDEAELLGWSVDIVRLARRNGYLASTADAIAVFETAILLAGMRGRNRPTPYDFQDAAVTCIEKDTVPGRRDVRRLCEILLGGDRIGQVGYESLPPLARDVLDRLRPLGLDLERRTVQRALLDLGAQPELKPCSDLLWILRHLLPADAVRPIMGSRELGSRAVQESWDLAIGRSQRALVELGYEGVTVEQVLEQRLRRAVRAPDATAATALRAVEDALRYLGGRRVADELGARAVELLATERTADDAPEVLGRVRRLLTHFRATEPELPRWCQDFATRGYAHYCTLLPAAFADEETGARQVAAMLGFLFSMEGLALSLGCDHAQLEIAVRQSHPATPAKTALLWAARFQLGELTLSQLRSLGAGLLDNPLVVPTVPQYLSGFVQALEPVPTLAPFVVEVMSRAFGQLPDTVLLPWLPKLITALRDHAGELAPLLVREAGRTFPGTLAALDGWVPPWQTAAAAPPLLAAHPAAGGPAAELLAAHPAACDAVAALLGHDTGWRQPDGAGPAGDREVTELLARHPQSAEAIAALLGVVGVVA; this is encoded by the coding sequence GTGAGTGCGCCGCAGGTGGTGGCGGCGGCGACGCCGTTCGGTGCGTTGCGTGAGCAACTGATCGACGCTGCCGGTGAGTTCGCCAGCGGAGCGGACGCGGTGGCCGAGATCCTGGCCGGCATGGTCGATGACGTCGACCGGGCGCTGGGCGAGGAGTTGGAGATCTTCCCGGTCTGCCACCACTCGCCGGCCTCCGGGCTGGCGATGGTGCGCCGACTGCGCGAGAAGCAGCCCTCGGTGATCTACCTGGAGTTGTGCGAGGACCTGAGGCCGCTGCTGGACGAGCTGCGCAACTGCCGACTGCCGGTCGCGCTGCAGGCGTTCGCGAGCGAGGCCGACGGCTTCCCGGCCGCCTGGGCGCCGCTGAGCGTGGTGGCGCCGATCACCGAGGCGTCGGCCGAGTACCAGGCGATCGCCTACGCGCTCGACACCCCGGGCGTCGAACTGGTGCTGGTCGACCGCTCCACCGACCACGTCTTCCAGTGGACCCCGACCGAACCGCACGAGCCGGCGCAGCGGGAGGCCCAGCAGCCCGCCGAGCCTGCCAAGCCCGCCGAGCCCGCCGAGCCCGCCGAGGAAGCCGCCCTGCACGGCGAGGCGGTGGGCATCGGCATGGGCGACCTGCGCCCGCGATTCGCCGAGTTGGAGCGGCACCTGCTGCACCACGGCAAGGTCCGGCACTGGTCGGAGTGGTGGGACCAGTACGTCGAGCAGCCGCTGACCGGCGCCGACCATGACACCTACCGGCAGGTCATGGTGATGATCGGCAGCCTGTTCCGCCGGCTGCGCCGCGACGATGGGCAGGACCGCGACGAGGACCGCGAGCGCTACATGTGGACCAGGATGCGCGAGCACCTCGCCGCCACCGGCACCGACCCGGAGCGCTGCCTGTATGTCTGCGGCGCCTTTCACGCCGCCAGCCGGGTCGAGCAGTTCGGGCTGGCGGCGGACGCGGCGCCCTACGAGATCAGCCAACGGACGCAGACCCGCTGGCAGTACGGGCTGATCCCGTCCAGCCACTCCGCCATCGAGGCCCAGTTCGGCCTTGCCGCGGGCTCGGTCTCGATCGCCGCCGCGACCTGGAGCAAGGCGGTCAAGCACGGTGGCGCCAAGCCCTACGCGCTGCGCGGGGCAGCGGCCCGGCGCAGCACCGGCAAGCGCACCGCGAAGGCACTCGCGACCCGGCCCGCGGCCACTGGCCCGACTGGCACCGACCCGAGTGCCACCGGCCCGACTGGCACCGAGCCGCCGGTGCCCGACCGGCTGTCCGGCTACCTGGCCGGCCCGCCGCGGCCCGATGCCCTGGACGAGGCCGAACTGCTCGGCTGGTCGGTCGACATCGTCCGGCTGGCCCGCCGCAACGGCTACCTGGCCAGCACGGCGGACGCCATCGCGGTGTTCGAGACCGCCATCCTGCTCGCCGGGATGCGGGGCCGCAACCGCCCCACCCCGTACGACTTCCAGGACGCGGCGGTCACCTGCATCGAGAAGGACACCGTGCCCGGCCGGCGCGACGTCCGGCGGCTCTGCGAGATCCTGCTGGGCGGGGACCGGATCGGGCAGGTCGGCTACGAGTCGCTGCCGCCACTGGCCCGCGACGTCCTCGACCGGCTTCGCCCACTGGGTCTGGACCTGGAGCGGCGCACCGTCCAGCGGGCGCTGCTCGACCTCGGCGCACAGCCCGAACTGAAGCCCTGTTCCGACCTGTTGTGGATCCTGCGGCACCTGCTGCCGGCGGACGCGGTGCGGCCGATCATGGGGTCCCGGGAGCTGGGCAGCCGGGCCGTCCAGGAGAGCTGGGACCTGGCGATCGGCCGCAGCCAGCGCGCCCTGGTCGAACTGGGCTACGAGGGCGTCACCGTCGAACAGGTGCTGGAGCAGCGGCTGCGCCGGGCCGTCCGGGCCCCCGACGCCACCGCGGCCACCGCGCTGCGCGCCGTCGAGGACGCCCTGCGCTACCTGGGAGGCCGCCGGGTGGCCGATGAACTCGGCGCCAGAGCGGTGGAGTTGCTGGCCACCGAGCGCACCGCGGACGACGCGCCCGAGGTGCTCGGGCGGGTCCGCCGGCTGCTCACCCACTTCCGCGCCACCGAACCCGAACTGCCGCGCTGGTGCCAGGACTTCGCCACCCGCGGCTACGCCCACTACTGCACCCTGCTGCCCGCCGCGTTCGCCGACGAGGAGACCGGCGCGCGCCAGGTCGCCGCGATGCTCGGCTTCCTGTTCAGCATGGAGGGCCTGGCACTGTCGCTGGGCTGCGACCACGCGCAACTGGAGATCGCGGTCCGCCAGTCCCACCCCGCCACACCCGCCAAGACGGCGCTGCTCTGGGCCGCCCGGTTCCAACTGGGCGAACTGACGCTCAGTCAACTGCGCTCGCTCGGTGCCGGGCTGCTGGACAACCCGCTGGTCGTGCCGACCGTCCCGCAGTACCTGAGCGGATTCGTGCAGGCGCTGGAGCCGGTCCCGACGCTGGCCCCGTTCGTGGTGGAGGTGATGTCCCGGGCGTTCGGCCAGCTGCCCGACACCGTGCTGCTGCCCTGGCTGCCGAAGCTGATCACGGCGCTGCGCGACCACGCGGGCGAACTCGCCCCGCTGCTCGTCCGCGAGGCGGGCCGCACCTTCCCGGGCACCCTGGCGGCCCTGGACGGCTGGGTGCCGCCGTGGCAGACCGCAGCCGCCGCGCCGCCACTGCTGGCCGCGCACCCGGCGGCCGGCGGCCCGGCGGCGGAGCTGCTGGCCGCGCACCCGGCGGCCTGCGACGCGGTGGCGGCGCTGCTCGGCCACGACACCGGTTGGCGGCAGCCGGACGGCGCCGGGCCGGCGGGCGACCGGGAGGTGACCGAGCTGCTCGCCCGCCACCCGCAGTCGGCCGAGGCCATCGCCGCCCTGCTGGGCGTGGTGGGCGTGGTGGCCTGA